One Halobacterium zhouii genomic region harbors:
- a CDS encoding DUF7344 domain-containing protein translates to MTVTQRARGGGDDTEPDLPAADIHDVLRNDRRRMVLELLGESEDPVTVRELSEVIAAQEADTDPAPRNVRQSVYISLQQTHLPKLSDLGIVAYDENAKTVAPAENAAEVGVYMEVVPKYGLAWSEYYAALGILGTLVVVAATIDVPVLRVLSPGSWALFLFLAVVASAAYQTTHQRSSLVHRLRD, encoded by the coding sequence ATGACGGTGACTCAGCGCGCCCGGGGTGGAGGAGACGACACGGAGCCAGACCTCCCGGCCGCCGACATCCACGACGTCCTGCGGAACGACCGGCGACGGATGGTCCTCGAACTGCTTGGTGAGTCGGAGGACCCCGTGACCGTACGCGAACTCTCGGAGGTCATCGCCGCCCAGGAAGCCGACACCGACCCGGCACCGCGGAACGTCCGGCAGAGCGTCTACATCTCACTACAGCAGACCCACCTCCCGAAGCTCTCGGACCTCGGCATCGTGGCGTACGACGAGAACGCGAAGACCGTCGCCCCAGCCGAGAACGCCGCCGAAGTCGGCGTCTACATGGAGGTCGTTCCGAAGTACGGCCTCGCGTGGAGCGAGTACTACGCCGCGCTCGGCATCCTCGGCACGCTGGTCGTCGTGGCTGCAACCATCGACGTACCCGTACTCCGGGTTCTCTCACCGGGTTCGTGGGCGCTGTTTCTCTTCCTCGCCGTCGTCGCGTCCGCCGCCTACCAGACCACCCACCAGCGCAGTTCACTCGTGCATCGCCTGCGTGACTGA
- a CDS encoding MFS transporter: MTGTDRERAALAGVVFAVLFAQVLVYPGAADLVAAYGAADPETASRWFLATEFGAFVAFAGVWGAASDRAGRRVPFIAAGALAGSLGYAALAVADVGFAGALALRALQGALTIGAFSLAITMLMDLSDDHGKNMGAAGIAIGLGTALGAPVGGQLTEVAPRAPLYGGAVVLAAAGLFALRVPDRAPSGHGDSARAAVRSLAAKPALAVPFAFGFIDRFTAGFFALVGTLYFRQAFGLDAGATGLTLALFFAPFALLQYPFGKLSDRVGRTLPIAVGSATYGLAVVGVGFAPSLRFAQAGMVVVGVLGAVMAPATMALVTDLADAGERGVSMAGFNVAGSLGFLTGIVGGGAVAERYGFADAFLLAGGAELVLAALALPALLKLNPKTIGVDARSSDD, translated from the coding sequence GTGACCGGAACGGATCGCGAGCGCGCCGCGCTCGCCGGCGTGGTGTTCGCGGTGCTGTTCGCGCAGGTGCTCGTCTACCCGGGCGCGGCCGACCTCGTCGCCGCGTACGGCGCGGCCGACCCGGAGACCGCGAGCCGCTGGTTCCTCGCCACGGAGTTCGGCGCGTTCGTCGCGTTCGCGGGCGTCTGGGGCGCGGCGAGCGACCGTGCGGGGCGCCGCGTGCCGTTCATCGCCGCGGGCGCGCTCGCCGGGTCGCTCGGCTACGCCGCGCTCGCCGTCGCGGACGTCGGCTTCGCCGGCGCCCTCGCGCTCCGCGCGCTCCAGGGCGCGCTCACCATCGGCGCGTTCTCGCTCGCCATCACGATGCTGATGGACCTCTCCGACGACCACGGGAAGAACATGGGCGCGGCGGGCATCGCCATCGGCCTCGGCACCGCGCTCGGCGCGCCGGTGGGCGGCCAGCTTACCGAGGTTGCGCCGCGCGCGCCGCTCTACGGCGGCGCCGTCGTGCTCGCGGCCGCCGGTCTGTTCGCGCTCCGCGTCCCCGACCGCGCGCCGTCGGGCCACGGCGACTCCGCGCGCGCCGCCGTCCGGAGTCTCGCGGCGAAGCCCGCGCTCGCCGTCCCGTTCGCGTTCGGCTTCATCGACCGGTTCACCGCCGGGTTCTTCGCGCTCGTCGGCACGCTGTACTTCCGGCAGGCGTTCGGCCTCGACGCCGGCGCCACGGGCCTGACGCTCGCGCTGTTCTTCGCGCCGTTCGCGCTCCTCCAGTACCCCTTCGGGAAGCTCTCGGACCGGGTCGGCCGCACGCTCCCCATCGCCGTCGGCTCCGCGACCTACGGGCTCGCGGTAGTGGGCGTTGGGTTCGCACCGAGCCTGCGGTTCGCGCAGGCGGGCATGGTCGTCGTCGGCGTGCTCGGCGCGGTGATGGCGCCCGCGACGATGGCGCTCGTCACCGACCTCGCGGACGCGGGCGAGCGCGGCGTCAGCATGGCCGGCTTCAACGTCGCGGGGAGCCTGGGCTTCCTCACGGGCATCGTCGGCGGCGGCGCCGTCGCGGAGCGATACGGCTTCGCCGACGCGTTCCTGCTCGCGGGTGGCGCGGAACTCGTACTCGCGGCGCTCGCGCTCCCCGCGCTGCTCAAACTGAATCCGAAAACGATCGGTGTGGACGCCCGCTCGAGCGACGACTAG
- a CDS encoding O-acetylhomoserine aminocarboxypropyltransferase/cysteine synthase family protein → MTDGSHGRRTLSVHAGQEPDEATGSRAPPIHQTTSYVFEDADDAAARYALDSEAHVYSRISNPTVSVLEERLAALEGGAGAVATNAGLGAIDALTTTLAEAGRNVVAGKEMYGGTASYFANIAGKRGVDVRTVDALDPNAVADAVDDDTAFVHTETIANPSLVTPDLAELAAVAHERAVPLVVDNTFATPHLCRPVEHGADAVWESTTKWIHGSGTTLGGVLVDGGAFPWDHPDADFPELSGENPAFGFDFTERFGERALAAAVRQRAVRSTGTGQTPFDAWQTLQGLETLGLRVDRHCGNALALAEFLRDHPDVAWVSYPGFEDHPTHDNASQYFGDPGDAAGGYGGMLTFGPEGGFDAAKAVCEEVELASFLANVGDAKTLVVHPASTTHAQLSAEEQRAAGVAPDMVRVSVGIEETDDVLADFDRALGEAH, encoded by the coding sequence ATGACTGACGGGAGTCACGGGCGGCGCACCCTGAGCGTTCACGCGGGCCAGGAACCGGACGAGGCGACCGGTTCGCGCGCGCCGCCGATCCACCAGACGACGTCCTACGTCTTCGAGGACGCCGACGACGCCGCCGCGCGGTACGCGCTCGACTCCGAGGCCCACGTCTACTCGCGCATCTCCAACCCCACCGTGTCCGTCCTGGAGGAGCGACTCGCTGCGCTCGAAGGTGGGGCGGGCGCGGTCGCGACGAACGCCGGGCTGGGCGCCATCGATGCGCTCACGACCACGCTCGCGGAGGCCGGCCGGAACGTCGTCGCGGGCAAGGAGATGTACGGCGGCACTGCCTCGTACTTCGCGAACATCGCGGGCAAGCGCGGCGTCGACGTCCGGACCGTGGACGCGCTCGACCCGAACGCCGTCGCGGACGCCGTCGACGACGACACGGCGTTCGTCCACACAGAGACCATCGCCAACCCGTCGCTCGTCACGCCCGACCTCGCCGAACTCGCGGCCGTCGCCCACGAGCGCGCGGTGCCGCTGGTCGTCGACAACACGTTCGCCACGCCCCACCTGTGCCGCCCGGTCGAGCACGGTGCTGACGCCGTCTGGGAGTCCACGACGAAATGGATCCACGGCTCGGGCACCACTCTCGGCGGCGTACTCGTCGACGGCGGCGCGTTCCCGTGGGACCATCCGGACGCCGACTTCCCCGAACTGTCGGGCGAGAACCCCGCGTTCGGCTTCGACTTCACCGAACGCTTCGGGGAGCGCGCGCTCGCCGCCGCGGTGCGCCAGCGCGCCGTGCGCTCCACCGGCACCGGGCAGACGCCGTTCGACGCGTGGCAGACCCTCCAGGGCCTCGAAACGCTGGGGCTGCGGGTGGACCGCCACTGCGGGAACGCGCTCGCGCTCGCGGAGTTCCTGCGCGACCACCCGGACGTCGCGTGGGTGTCCTACCCCGGCTTCGAGGACCACCCGACGCACGACAACGCGAGCCAGTACTTCGGCGACCCGGGCGACGCAGCCGGCGGGTACGGCGGGATGCTCACGTTCGGGCCCGAGGGCGGGTTCGACGCCGCGAAGGCCGTCTGCGAGGAGGTCGAACTCGCGTCGTTCCTGGCGAACGTCGGGGACGCGAAGACGCTCGTCGTCCACCCGGCGAGCACCACGCACGCCCAGTTGTCCGCCGAGGAACAGCGCGCGGCGGGCGTCGCGCCCGACATGGTCCGCGTCTCGGTCGGCATCGAGGAGACGGACGACGTGCTCGCGGACTTCGACCGCGCGCTCGGGGAGGCGCACTGA
- the metX gene encoding homoserine O-acetyltransferase MetX: MPAQSLGRFEFECGRTIEELTVAYDTYGEFTGDNAVLVCHALTGSQHVRGADRGQGRGWWDDVVGPGQAIDTNEYFVVCANVPGSCYGTDGPSTERANGEPWGTDFPAVTVADWTRTQRRLLDELGVERLHAVLGGSVGGMNALDWIRRFPEDVDRVAAVAASPRLDAQCLGLNAVARRAIRGDPNWNEGDYYGDSANDAGGGRSDGHGDGHPDRGLALARQIGHLMYLSKDSMGDRFGRRTAGREAGDDGFPADPAAAFFPYRDVESYLDHQAATFTDRFDANSYLYLTRAMDNYDLSEGYASDASAVAAFPGEALVLSFTGDWHFTVDQSEELAEAFRESGVPVSHHVVESDHGHDAFLVEPESVGPPLRDFLADGVDGRAVTDTVERDEAAE, from the coding sequence ATGCCCGCGCAGAGCCTCGGCCGCTTCGAGTTCGAGTGCGGCCGCACAATCGAGGAACTCACGGTCGCCTACGACACGTACGGCGAGTTCACGGGAGACAACGCGGTGCTCGTCTGCCACGCGCTCACCGGGAGCCAGCACGTCCGCGGTGCGGACCGCGGACAGGGCCGTGGGTGGTGGGACGACGTCGTCGGTCCCGGGCAGGCCATCGACACGAACGAGTACTTCGTCGTCTGCGCGAACGTCCCTGGGTCGTGTTACGGCACCGACGGGCCGAGCACCGAGCGCGCGAACGGCGAGCCGTGGGGAACTGACTTCCCGGCCGTGACGGTTGCGGACTGGACGCGCACCCAGCGCCGCCTCCTCGACGAACTCGGCGTCGAGCGCCTGCACGCCGTCCTCGGCGGGAGCGTCGGCGGAATGAACGCGCTCGACTGGATACGCCGGTTCCCCGAGGACGTGGACCGCGTCGCCGCCGTCGCGGCGTCGCCCCGACTCGACGCGCAGTGTCTCGGACTGAACGCGGTCGCGCGGCGCGCCATCCGCGGCGACCCGAACTGGAACGAGGGCGACTACTACGGCGACTCCGCGAACGATGCAGGCGGCGGGCGGTCGGACGGACACGGTGACGGACACCCCGACCGCGGCCTCGCGCTCGCCCGCCAGATCGGCCACCTGATGTACCTCTCGAAGGACTCTATGGGGGACAGGTTCGGCCGCCGGACCGCGGGCCGCGAGGCCGGCGACGACGGGTTCCCGGCCGACCCGGCGGCCGCGTTCTTCCCGTACCGCGACGTGGAGTCCTACCTCGACCACCAGGCAGCGACGTTCACCGACCGATTCGACGCCAACAGCTACCTCTACCTCACGCGGGCGATGGACAACTACGACCTGAGCGAGGGGTACGCCTCGGACGCCAGCGCCGTCGCCGCGTTCCCCGGCGAGGCGCTCGTCCTCTCGTTCACGGGGGACTGGCACTTCACCGTCGACCAGAGCGAGGAACTCGCCGAGGCGTTCCGCGAGAGCGGCGTACCGGTCTCCCACCACGTCGTCGAGTCCGACCACGGGCACGACGCCTTCCTCGTCGAACCCGAGTCGGTAGGGCCGCCACTCCGGGACTTCCTCGCGGACGGCGTCGACGGGCGCGCCGTCACGGACACCGTCGAACGCGACGAGGCCGCCGAGTGA
- a CDS encoding pyridoxal-phosphate-dependent aminotransferase family protein codes for MRDDFLLLNPGPVPVSRDVREAMSEPMVSHRSGAFEAVYERAQDHLDYVFEHSTPSGTSTSAGGTSLILNGTATMGMEAAVANLVDDDSDVVAVHNGKFGRRFARIADRHARVTNVEFEWGEPVDVDRVEDAITDDTDAVTMVHNETSTGLLNPVEAVGELAAEHDARYVVDGVTSIGGDEFRIDEWNVDVAVTDGQKCLAAPPGISAVYVTERAEKHLDGDRAPFYEDLDWHLRKAEQHQTPFTSAVPLFRGLAEAVSDIRREGMSARIHRHRRQARAFREGFRAMGLESFPELNEASDYSNTVTAIELPEGARGERASDFQDAVSARGVSISGGQAHLGGDIFRVSNMGHLSPEQVLRGVRTVGDAFTEIGVDVDADAGVVAAQESLQG; via the coding sequence ATGCGCGATGACTTTCTCCTCCTGAATCCGGGTCCCGTTCCGGTGTCCCGCGACGTTCGCGAGGCGATGAGTGAACCTATGGTCTCGCACCGCTCCGGGGCGTTCGAGGCCGTCTACGAGCGAGCGCAGGACCACCTGGACTACGTGTTCGAGCACTCCACGCCGAGCGGAACGTCGACCTCCGCGGGCGGGACGTCGCTGATTCTGAACGGCACCGCGACGATGGGGATGGAGGCCGCGGTGGCGAATCTCGTCGACGATGACAGCGACGTCGTCGCCGTCCACAACGGGAAGTTCGGGCGGCGCTTCGCGCGCATCGCGGACCGCCACGCTCGCGTCACGAACGTCGAGTTCGAGTGGGGTGAACCGGTCGACGTGGACCGCGTTGAGGACGCTATCACCGACGACACGGACGCGGTGACGATGGTCCACAACGAGACCAGCACGGGCCTCCTGAACCCCGTCGAGGCGGTTGGCGAACTCGCGGCGGAGCACGACGCGCGGTACGTCGTGGACGGCGTGACGAGCATCGGCGGCGACGAGTTCCGCATCGACGAGTGGAACGTGGATGTGGCGGTGACCGACGGCCAGAAGTGCCTCGCGGCGCCGCCGGGTATCAGCGCCGTGTACGTCACCGAGCGCGCAGAGAAACACCTCGACGGCGACCGCGCGCCGTTCTACGAGGACCTCGACTGGCATCTGCGGAAGGCCGAGCAACACCAGACGCCGTTCACGAGCGCCGTCCCCCTGTTCCGGGGTCTCGCGGAAGCCGTCTCGGACATCCGGCGGGAGGGGATGTCGGCCAGAATCCACCGCCACCGCCGGCAGGCACGCGCGTTCCGAGAGGGGTTCCGGGCGATGGGCCTGGAGTCGTTCCCGGAACTGAACGAAGCCAGCGACTACTCGAACACGGTGACCGCGATCGAACTGCCGGAGGGCGCTCGCGGCGAGCGCGCGAGCGACTTCCAGGACGCGGTGTCGGCCCGCGGCGTCTCCATCAGCGGCGGCCAGGCCCACCTCGGCGGCGACATCTTCCGCGTGTCGAACATGGGCCACCTCTCGCCCGAGCAGGTGCTCCGGGGCGTGCGTACGGTCGGCGACGCGTTCACCGAAATCGGCGTCGACGTGGACGCGGACGCCGGCGTCGTGGCGGCCCAGGAATCCCTGCAGGGCTAG
- a CDS encoding O-acetylhomoserine aminocarboxypropyltransferase/cysteine synthase family protein, with product MADDYGFDTNSVHAGQEPDEATGSRAPPIHQTTSYVFEDAEDAADQFALEKPGYIYSRLMNPTVETLQERLAALEGGVGAVATSSGMAGLDLATFLLASAGDNVVAASDLYGGTRTYLTHSVERRGISTRFVDALDYDAYADAIDEDTAYVLVETIGNPSLTTPDFERLSDVAHERGVPLIVDNTFATPYLCNPIEHGADVVWHSTTKWIHGAGTTVGGVLVDGGTFPWAEHADKYPEIATENPAYHGVNFAEAFGDAAFTYAGIARGLRDLGNQQSPFDAWQTLEKLETLGLRMEKHCENARKVAEYLQRHDDVAWVTYPGLEGHPTHDNASEYLDGYGGMLTFGLEGGYDAARATTENTELASLLANVGDAKTLIIHPASTTHQQLTAEEQADAGVRDDMVRLSVGIEDPADVVADLEHAIEAASR from the coding sequence ATGGCAGACGATTACGGCTTCGACACGAACAGCGTTCACGCGGGCCAGGAACCGGACGAGGCCACCGGTTCGCGCGCGCCGCCGATCCACCAGACGACGTCGTACGTCTTCGAGGACGCCGAGGACGCGGCCGACCAGTTCGCACTGGAGAAACCCGGGTACATCTACTCTCGGCTGATGAACCCGACCGTCGAGACGCTCCAGGAGCGCCTCGCAGCGCTCGAAGGCGGCGTCGGTGCGGTCGCGACGTCGTCGGGCATGGCGGGTCTCGACCTGGCCACGTTCCTCCTCGCGAGCGCGGGCGACAACGTCGTGGCAGCCAGTGACCTCTACGGTGGCACGCGGACCTACCTCACGCACAGCGTGGAGCGCCGCGGCATCTCCACGCGATTCGTGGACGCACTGGACTACGACGCGTACGCCGACGCCATCGACGAGGATACCGCGTACGTACTCGTCGAAACCATCGGGAATCCGAGTCTCACCACGCCGGACTTCGAGCGCCTCAGCGACGTCGCTCACGAGCGCGGCGTTCCGCTCATCGTCGACAACACGTTCGCCACGCCGTATCTCTGCAACCCTATCGAGCACGGCGCGGACGTCGTCTGGCACTCCACGACGAAGTGGATTCACGGCGCGGGCACGACGGTCGGCGGCGTGCTCGTCGACGGCGGGACCTTCCCGTGGGCGGAGCACGCGGACAAGTATCCGGAGATTGCGACCGAGAACCCCGCCTATCACGGCGTGAACTTCGCGGAGGCGTTCGGTGACGCGGCGTTCACGTACGCCGGTATCGCGCGCGGCCTCCGCGACCTCGGGAACCAGCAGTCGCCGTTCGACGCGTGGCAGACCCTCGAGAAACTCGAGACCCTCGGGCTCCGCATGGAGAAACACTGCGAGAACGCCCGGAAAGTCGCCGAGTACCTGCAGCGCCACGACGACGTCGCGTGGGTGACGTACCCGGGACTGGAGGGACACCCGACGCACGACAACGCCAGCGAGTACCTGGACGGCTACGGCGGAATGCTCACGTTCGGGCTCGAGGGCGGCTACGACGCCGCCCGGGCGACCACGGAGAACACCGAGCTAGCGAGTCTCCTCGCGAACGTCGGTGACGCGAAGACGCTCATCATCCACCCCGCGAGCACGACCCACCAGCAACTCACCGCGGAGGAACAGGCGGACGCGGGTGTTCGCGACGACATGGTCCGATTGAGCGTCGGCATCGAGGACCCCGCTGACGTCGTCGCGGACCTCGAGCACGCGATCGAGGCGGCGTCGCGGTAA